The sequence atgcaaatcaaggatgatccttTCTTGAAGTGGTggagaaaatgaagggaaaTCCCAACAAGCGCAATAGGAATAAGTATTTCCGCTTCCATAAAGACCATGGGCACGGCACGAACGAGTGTTTTGATTTAAAGCAGCAGATTGAAAATCTCATTAGACAGGGAAAATTAAGAAACTTCCTTCGACGAGACAATAAGGACGAGAAGTTAAAAGGAAAAGTAGAAAAGTCATCATCACGCCCTCCGCTTGGAGAAATAAGAGTTATCATAGGAAGAGATTCAATGGGGCAATCATCCAAGTCAAGGAAAACATACCTGAAGGTAGTACAGAACGTTCAACTCTCTAGACGATCGCCAAGGACGAAGAACACGGACAAACAAGCCATCACATTCACGGACGAGGATGCTGAAAGAATTCACCACCCTCATGACAACGCCATCGTCATCACTCTGCTCATTGCTAACTATACAACCAGGAGGGTGTTGGTGGACAATGGAAGTTCCGCAGACATTTTGTATTACCCTGCTTTTCAGCAAATGAGGGTAGGACGAGATATACTTCATCTAATGAATTCACCCTTAGTGGGTTTCGGAGGAATGAAAGTACAACTTGTAGGTACTGTTACATTACCTGTGGTGGTGGGGGCGTACCCACAACAGGTAACCAAGGACGTAAATTTCCTTGTGGTAGATTGTTCATCCTCCTGTAATGCTATAATCAAGAGACCAACTTTAAATAATTGGAAGGTAATCACATCTATTTACCACCAGTCAGTCAAGTTCCCTACGGGGTATGGAGTAGGACAAGTGCAGGGAAATCAGTTAGCAGCAAGAGAATGCTACCTggccatgttggccatggaCGAATAGGTTCAAATGATGAACATTGAGGAAAGGAAAATTGTGGCAGAACCCACCGAAGTGTTGGAAGACATTCCCTTGGACGAGAATAACCCTGAAAGGTACACCAGGGTTGGAGCGGATTTGGGAAAGAAGACAAAGCAGGATCTCGTCCAGTTCTTAAAGAAAAGTATTGATGTGTTTGCTTAGAGTCATGAGGATATGTCGGGTATAGACCTTGGTGTCATTACCCACCATCTAAATGTGCATCCTTCCTCTAAGCCTGTACAACAGAAGAAAAGAGTGTTTGCTCCTGAAAGAGACAATGCCATTAAAGAAAAGGTTCAGAAGTTGATTGTGCAATGTTTATTCGAGAAGTTTATTATCCGGACTAgttggccaatgtagtaatggttAAGAAGGCAAACGGcaaatggaggatgtgtgtggattttACTGATCTAAATAAGGATTGCCCTAAGGACAGCTATCCATTGCCATGAATTGATCAGTTGGTGGATTCTACTGCAGGTCATAAGTTACTAAGTTTTATGGATGCTTTCTCTGAATACAATAAGATAAAGATGGACGAGGCagaccaagagaagacatccTTTATCACCAGTCAAGACTTGTtttgttacaaagtaatgccttTTGGTCTGAAGAACGCAGGGGTAACATACCAAAGGTTGGTCAACCATATGTTTCATCCACAGATTGGACGGAATGTATAagtctatgtagatgatatgCTGGTGAAGAGCCTGGACGAGGAGAAACACTTGGATGACTTGCAAGAAACCTTTGACACACTTAGGCAGTACAACATAAAGTTGAACCCTAGCAAATGCGCTTTCGGAGTTTCATTAGGAAAGTTCCTCGAATTCATGGTTTCACATAGAGGAATTGAGGTAAATTCTGATAAGATACAAGCGATACTAGATATGAAGCCTTCACGAAGCATTAAAGAAGTCCAGTCTCTTACTGGACGAATTGCTGCccttaacaggtttgtctctaaaaCTACTGacaaatgtttgccattttttaagatTCTTAAAAAGGTATTTGCatggacggacgagtgtcaaAAAGCTTTCTAAGACCTGAAGACATATCTCACTACGGCCCCCTTGTTGAGTCCGTCTATGTTAGGAGAGGAATTGTACTTGTACTTGGCAATGACTCCACATGCTGTAAGTTCAGTATTgatcaaagaagaaggaagggtGCAGAAGCCAGTCTACTATACAAGCAGAGCACTCAGAGGAGTGAAAGGACGGTACCCACTGATAGAAAAATTGACCTTTGTACTAATAACAGCTTCTAGGAAGTTGAGACATTACTTCCAAGctcatgtcatcaatgtcatgacggACCATCCGCtcaagaaggcaatgaacaagtTGGAAGTTACAGGACGACTAATCCAATGGGCTATCAAGCTCAATGAATTTGACATCAGGTACTAACCCAGATATGCAATAAAGGCTCAAGCCCTGGCAAACTTCATTGCAGAATTCACTTCGAGTTATGATGACTTAAGCGAGGTGGAAAATAGTAAGAAGTAGATCATCCGTGTGGACAGATCGTCTACACAACATGTAAGAGGAATAGGAGTTTTTTTACAATCTCCGGAATGAGATAAATTGAAGCACAAGGTTCGTCTGCAGTATCAAACAACTAACAATGAAGTTGAGTATGAAGCCCTTCTTAAAGGGCTGGAGTTGGCTAGGTCTGTGGAAGCAGAATTGATACTCGTCCTGGGAGACTTTCAGCTAGTCATGGGCCAAGTAAATGGGACATGTGAAGTCAAGGAAGAACGAATGAGGAAATACCTTAATATGGTGGCACGCCTTGTAAAGAAGTTTAAGGAAGCTGATTTCGTTCAAATCCTAAGAGAAGAGAACATGGAAGCAAATATTTTAGCGAAGGAAGTCTCAGCAAATGAAGCCATAGACGAGTttgataaaattcaatacatGCCAAGCATAGATTTTCCAGAAGTACAGCAAATAGAAGGCGAAGGAAATTGGATGACTCCAATAGTATCATACTTGAAGGATGGAAAGCTTCTAGAGGGGAAAGACGAGGCCAGAAAGCTCAGGGTCAGATCAGCCAGGTACATCCTCATGGACGAGGTactatacaaaagaggtttttcaCAACCTCATCTGAGGTGTTTAGCCCCGGATGACGCAAATTATGTATTGAGGGAGGTTCATGAAGGAGCATGTGGCAACCACTCAGGAGCCAGTtcacttgtccacaaggtcgtcCATGCAGGATACTACTGGCCAATTATCCAAGCTGATGCCAAGGAATATGTCAAGGTCTGCGATCAATGTCAACGATTCAGTAATGTCAATAGACAGTCCTCAGAGAATCTTACCCCAATGATGGCCCcatggccctttgcacaatggggattAGATATCTTAGGTCCCTTTCCTCTTGGaaccaaacaaatgaaattttttgtggtgGGGATAGActatttcaccaagtgggtggaaGTGGAACCCCTAGCAAAAATCACACAATAAAATGTCAAGAACTTTATCTGGAAGAATATTGTGTGCAGGTTTGGGGTGCCTAAAGTATTGATATCAGATAATGGACGACAATTCAATAATGCACTTTTCAAAGACTTATGCGAGCACTTCGGAATTCAGAATCATTACTCCTCACCCGCCCACCCTCAAGTAAACGGCTAAGCAGAAGTGGCAAActgatccttgttgaaaatcatcaagactcggcttgaaggggcaaagggagtatggccagATGAGTTACCAGGCGTTCTGTAAGCCTACAAAACGACGATAAGGACCCCTACAAGGGAAACTCCTTTCAagctagcctatggaagtgaaGTAGTGATACTTGCAGAAGTACATAATGCCTTGAACTCTGCAACTGCGTTTCCCTTTGCTTTTTCAAGAAGGGTACTTAACTTGTCATTCCTATTTTGGAGGTGATCAAGACGAGTGTCCTTCTCTATGGCATCAGTCTTTAACTCCTCAACATGGTTCTGCAACTCCTTAGCCTCTTCCTCGGCCTTGGCCGCCACCTTAGCCCATCTCTTGCACTCATCCCTCACCTCCTGGACCTTTGTCTCCAGTAAGATCCTTGTCTTGTCCAACTCTGTGGCCTGCCTAGACGCCGCAATGAATTTTGACATTCCCTACAAAAAGGTGAATGACAAAAAATGACGGTTAGACGAGAAAAGTATACAGTAACAAAGACgaagtaaaaatgaaattactTACTTTAAAAAGATCATGAACACCAAAGTATTCAAAGTCCTTCAAGGACATGTCATAGCATACAACTATGTCCTCGTTAGAAACAACCTTCTCAAAATGTTCCCAGGCTGAGTTGGGTTGTAGCGGGTTGGCAATGTTTCAATCCGTTACCCAACCTAATCTGCTATTTTGGGGGGTCTAAACTACCAATCCAAACCGCCTAACTTAAGGCGGGCGGGTCGGTTGCGGTTCAAGCAGGTTGGCAAGTCAAGTGGATATTTTGCACACCCCTAGGTGGATTGGagctaaaaaatttatcatttaacaccttaaaaaactattttattttttttaacacacaatTTCACAACACACCTTACATCAATGATCTTATTTTTACCATCAACcaaacactattcatttttttattaatatatttctcaCTTCTTCTTTGTCACGAAACCCAACTAAGTGATAaaatacttcttcttcttttttagcaTTCTTGCTATTGGCAATTCACTGTAGCAAggaggcaaaaaaaaatttcctttagCTCCACCAATGTTAAAGCATCAGCATTGGTGGTGCCgaaaatttagcaatttaatactataaaaaactattttatctattttaccatctcactttacaaaacatctaacatcagtggttttattttagcattccaaaataaaataatatatctattacaATAATCAACAACCACCACtaccaacacaataaaataatatatcttttaataaaaCTAGAGCGCGTGCTCagaaatttttctattttttggggggTAAATGTTTAAGGAATTACTACATttttggggtaaaggttcatttttgtgtgtttcttttacatcattttatctattttatcatctcactttacaaaacatctaacatcagtggtt is a genomic window of Quercus lobata isolate SW786 chromosome 2, ValleyOak3.0 Primary Assembly, whole genome shotgun sequence containing:
- the LOC115960206 gene encoding uncharacterized protein LOC115960206 translates to MKGNPNKRNRNKYFRFHKDHGHGTNECFDLKQQIENLIRQGKLRNFLRRDNKDEKLKGKVEKSSSRPPLGEIRVIIGRDSMGQSSKSRKTYLKVVQNVQLSRRSPRTKNTDKQAITFTDEDAERIHHPHDNAIVITLLIANYTTRRVLVDNGSSADILYYPAFQQMRVGRDILHLMNSPLVGFGGMKVQLVGTVTLPVVVGAYPQQVTKDVNFLVVDCSSSCNAIIKRPTLNNWKVITSIYHQSVKFPTGYGVGQVQGNQLAARECYLAMLAMDE
- the LOC115960214 gene encoding uncharacterized protein LOC115960214; protein product: MLVKSLDEEKHLDDLQETFDTLRQYNIKLNPSKCAFGVSLGKFLEFMVSHRGIEVNSDKIQAILDMKPSRSIKEVQSLTGRIAALNSSVLIKEEGRVQKPVYYTSRALRGVKGRYPLIEKLTFVLITASRKLRHYFQAHVINVMTDHPLKKAMNKLEVTGRLIQWAIKLNEFDIRSVEAELILVLGDFQLVMGQVNGTCEVKEERMRKYLNMVARLVKKFKEADFVQILREENMEANILAKEVSANEAIDEFDKIQYMPSIDFPEVQQIEGEGNWMTPIVSYLKDGKLLEGKDEARKLRVRSARYILMDEVLYKRGFSQPHLRCLAPDDANYVLREVHEGACGNHSGASSLVHKVVHAGYYWPIIQADAKEYVKVCDQCQRFSNVNRQSSENLTPMMAPWPFAQWGLDILGPFPLGTKQMKFFVVGIDYFTKWVEVEPLAKITQ